The Bacillus alveayuensis genome has a window encoding:
- a CDS encoding hypothetical protein (product_source=Hypo-rule applied), with the protein MSDIIPIKGNVKYSITLDPGVWIFDDRRIDLHTYFDQGQKEEETDQDYIEKTAKHFEREIREGAVFPPTLKTEQKYEKEKVLTGSFAMPLKPFLINASPNEDAHAVIFHTETDEIEMSLEDAKEVILAFSRDGKPLKEDGPIHVYFPDGSNRHNPIRRVREIIVK; encoded by the coding sequence ATGAGCGATATTATACCAATAAAAGGAAATGTTAAGTATTCGATTACCCTTGACCCAGGTGTGTGGATATTTGATGATCGCCGCATTGATTTACATACATATTTTGATCAAGGACAAAAAGAAGAAGAAACAGATCAGGATTATATTGAAAAAACGGCCAAGCATTTTGAACGTGAAATACGCGAAGGAGCTGTTTTTCCACCGACATTAAAAACGGAACAAAAATATGAAAAAGAAAAAGTGTTAACAGGCTCCTTTGCAATGCCTTTAAAGCCTTTTTTAATTAATGCTTCCCCAAATGAAGACGCTCATGCCGTTATTTTCCATACCGAAACGGATGAAATCGAAATGAGCCTAGAAGATGCAAAGGAAGTGATTTTAGCGTTTAGTCGAGATGGAAAACCGCTAAAAGAAGACGGACCGATACACGTCTATTTTCCAGATGGGTCGAACCGTCACAACCCGATTAGACGAGTACGTGAAATTATCGTGAAATAG
- a CDS encoding GTP-binding protein (product_source=KO:K06207; cath_funfam=2.40.30.10,2.40.50.250,3.30.70.240,3.30.70.870,3.40.50.300; cog=COG1217; ko=KO:K06207; pfam=PF00009,PF00679,PF03144,PF14492; smart=SM00382,SM00838; superfamily=50447,52540,54980; tigrfam=TIGR01394), translating to MERRHDLRNIAIIAHVDHGKTTLVDQLLRQSGTFRENEQVAERAMDSNDLERERGITILAKNTAIQYKGTKINILDTPGHADFGGEVERIMKMVDGVLLVVDAYEGCMPQTRFVLKKALEQNLTPIVVVNKIDRDFVRPEEVVDEVIELFIELEANDEQLEFPVIYASALNGTASTDPNPKKQKENMQVLFDTILEHIPVPVDNHLDPLQFQVALLDYNEYVGRIGIGRVFRGTMKVGQQVSLMKLDGSIKNFRITKMFGFQGLKRIEIDEAKAGDLVAVSGMEDINVGETICPVDHLEALPVLRIDEPTLQMTFLVNNSPFAGREGKYVTARKIEERLMHELQTDVSLRVEATDSPDAWIVSGRGELHLSILIENMRREGYELQVSKPEVIVKEIDGVRSEPVERVQVDVPEEYTGAVMESLGARKGEMVDMINNGNGQVRLIFMVPSRGLIGYTTEFMSITRGYGILNHSFDSYQPMQNGQVGGRRQGVLISMESGKATSYGIQQVEDRGTIFVEPGTEVYAGMIVGEHNRENDLVVNICKVKQQTNIRSSTKEQTVGMKKPRRMSLEEALEYLNEDEYCEVTPKSIRLRKKILDKNEREKIAKRKKLAEKS from the coding sequence TTTCGTGAAAATGAACAAGTGGCTGAACGGGCGATGGATTCAAATGATCTTGAGCGGGAACGTGGGATTACGATTTTAGCTAAAAACACTGCCATTCAATATAAAGGGACAAAAATAAATATCTTAGATACACCAGGACATGCTGATTTTGGTGGAGAAGTAGAACGAATCATGAAAATGGTTGACGGTGTACTGTTAGTAGTCGATGCTTATGAAGGCTGCATGCCACAAACACGCTTTGTATTAAAAAAAGCACTTGAACAAAATTTAACTCCTATTGTCGTTGTGAACAAAATTGATCGTGATTTTGTGCGACCTGAAGAAGTTGTCGATGAAGTGATCGAACTGTTTATCGAATTGGAGGCAAATGATGAACAGCTTGAATTCCCTGTTATATACGCTTCGGCTCTAAATGGTACGGCAAGTACTGACCCGAACCCAAAGAAGCAAAAGGAAAATATGCAAGTGCTTTTTGATACAATACTCGAGCATATTCCAGTGCCTGTTGACAATCATCTTGACCCATTACAATTTCAAGTAGCGCTACTTGATTATAATGAGTATGTTGGTCGTATAGGGATTGGACGTGTTTTCCGTGGAACGATGAAAGTAGGCCAACAAGTTTCTTTAATGAAGCTAGATGGATCTATAAAAAATTTCCGAATTACAAAAATGTTTGGTTTTCAAGGCTTAAAAAGGATCGAAATTGACGAGGCAAAAGCTGGAGATCTTGTTGCTGTATCAGGTATGGAAGATATCAATGTAGGAGAAACGATTTGCCCAGTTGATCATCTTGAAGCACTCCCTGTGTTGCGTATAGACGAACCGACATTACAAATGACGTTTTTGGTCAATAATAGTCCATTTGCCGGACGTGAAGGGAAGTATGTGACAGCAAGAAAGATTGAAGAACGCCTTATGCATGAGCTGCAAACAGATGTTAGTTTACGGGTGGAAGCAACTGATTCCCCAGATGCTTGGATTGTTTCTGGGCGTGGTGAGCTCCATTTATCAATATTAATTGAAAATATGAGGCGAGAAGGGTATGAATTGCAAGTATCTAAACCAGAGGTGATTGTGAAGGAAATCGATGGCGTCCGCTCGGAACCAGTAGAACGCGTTCAAGTCGATGTTCCTGAGGAATATACAGGTGCTGTCATGGAATCGCTGGGAGCTCGAAAAGGTGAAATGGTTGATATGATTAATAATGGGAATGGACAGGTCCGACTCATATTTATGGTTCCATCTCGTGGTTTAATTGGCTATACAACTGAGTTTATGTCCATTACACGTGGATATGGAATTTTAAATCATTCATTTGATAGCTATCAACCAATGCAGAATGGTCAAGTCGGGGGTAGACGGCAAGGTGTATTAATTTCGATGGAAAGTGGTAAAGCGACTTCATATGGAATTCAACAAGTGGAAGATCGTGGCACAATTTTTGTGGAACCAGGTACGGAAGTGTATGCGGGGATGATTGTAGGTGAGCATAATCGTGAAAATGACCTTGTTGTAAATATTTGTAAAGTGAAACAACAAACAAATATCCGTTCATCCACGAAAGAACAAACAGTGGGGATGAAAAAACCGCGACGGATGTCTCTAGAAGAGGCATTAGAATATTTAAATGAAGATGAATATTGTGAAGTAACGCCCAAATCTATTCGTTTAAGAAAGAAAATATTAGATAAAAATGAACGGGAAAAAATAGCAAAAAGAAAAAAATTAGCAGAAAAATCTTAA
- a CDS encoding vacuolar-type H+-ATPase subunit I/STV1 (product_source=COG1269; cog=COG1269; pfam=PF14036; superfamily=82866; transmembrane_helix_parts=Inside_1_22,TMhelix_23_45,Outside_46_54,TMhelix_55_89,Inside_90_102) has protein sequence MVDVQERLSFFATLYRVDEQPEAGMWYLYITILILSIIVYKLGFAKKLPILKSAIIYLFLGFGCTILTFLGIFLPVAEGLVVAALILIIYKIRLHRSKKAEQ, from the coding sequence ATGGTAGACGTGCAGGAGAGGTTATCGTTTTTTGCAACTCTTTATCGTGTTGATGAACAGCCTGAAGCCGGAATGTGGTATTTATATATAACGATTCTCATTTTATCCATAATAGTTTACAAATTAGGATTTGCGAAAAAACTGCCAATTTTAAAATCAGCGATCATCTATTTATTTCTTGGATTTGGATGTACGATATTAACGTTTTTAGGAATCTTTTTGCCGGTTGCGGAAGGTCTTGTTGTAGCTGCACTCATTTTAATTATTTATAAAATTCGTTTACATCGTTCCAAAAAGGCTGAACAATAA
- a CDS encoding putative pyridoxamine 5'-phosphate oxidase family protein (product_source=COG5015; cath_funfam=2.30.110.10; cog=COG5015; pfam=PF01243; superfamily=50475) produces the protein MANKVETVLIEPLFKSLQQEHFVTVATIDYETGAPNVSAISWVYAPDEKRIYFAVDNRSRIVKNIHHHPATVITLITNESTYSISGNAHVKKEKLDEVPLKLALIELNISEVRDVMFYGAKISVEPAYVKTYDEKAAARLDKQVMDVMKKA, from the coding sequence TTGGCTAATAAGGTAGAAACTGTTTTAATTGAACCACTATTTAAAAGCTTACAGCAAGAGCACTTTGTGACAGTTGCAACCATTGATTATGAAACTGGAGCACCAAATGTAAGTGCCATTTCCTGGGTGTATGCCCCTGATGAAAAACGAATTTATTTTGCGGTAGACAACCGTTCACGAATTGTGAAAAATATTCATCATCATCCCGCAACGGTCATCACGCTGATCACCAATGAATCTACATACTCAATTAGCGGGAATGCTCATGTAAAAAAAGAAAAACTTGACGAAGTTCCACTTAAGCTTGCTTTAATAGAATTGAATATTTCTGAAGTACGTGATGTCATGTTTTATGGCGCTAAAATTTCAGTGGAGCCGGCCTACGTAAAAACATATGATGAAAAAGCAGCTGCACGCCTTGATAAACAAGTGATGGATGTGATGAAAAAAGCTTAG
- a CDS encoding PhoH-like ATPase (product_source=KO:K07175; cath_funfam=3.40.50.300; cog=COG1875; ko=KO:K07175; pfam=PF02562,PF13638; smart=SM00382,SM00670; superfamily=52540) — protein sequence MGKIYVLDTNVLLQDPYSIFSFEENEVVIPAVVLEEVDSKKRYMDEIGRNARQVSKLMDQLRQQGRLHEKIPLPNGGTLRIELNHRSFQQLRDIFVEKTNDNRILAIAKNLSLEEQAKEDGKVVILVSKDALVRVKADAIGLNAEDFLSDRVVEINHIYTGYLDLYISTENLSRFYEKNELILSEITNHPFYPNQFIVMKDALGGSQSAIGIVDKTGKRVRRLIFDYDHVWGIKPRNVQQIMAFELLMRKDIQLVTMIGKAGTGKTLLALASGLMQTEDIGEYKKLLVARPIVPIGKDIGFLPGEKEEKLRPWMQPIYDNLEYLFNTKKPGELDAILAGMGSIEVEALTYIRGRSIPEQFIIIDEAQNLTKHEVKTILTRVGEKSKIVLMGDPAQIDHPYLDEYNNGLTYVVEKFKDQEISGHVKLIKGERSGLAQLAADLL from the coding sequence TTGGGAAAAATCTATGTTTTGGATACAAATGTCCTGTTGCAAGATCCCTATTCCATTTTTTCATTTGAAGAAAATGAAGTGGTGATTCCTGCTGTCGTGTTAGAAGAAGTGGATTCGAAAAAACGATATATGGATGAAATTGGACGAAATGCTAGACAAGTTTCTAAATTAATGGATCAGCTTAGACAACAAGGACGTCTTCATGAAAAAATCCCATTGCCAAATGGGGGAACGTTAAGAATCGAATTAAATCATCGTTCCTTTCAGCAATTGCGTGATATATTTGTTGAGAAAACGAATGACAACCGTATATTAGCTATAGCGAAAAACTTATCATTAGAAGAACAAGCAAAGGAAGATGGCAAAGTTGTTATCCTTGTTAGTAAAGATGCGTTAGTACGTGTGAAAGCAGATGCTATTGGACTAAATGCAGAAGATTTTTTAAGTGATCGTGTTGTTGAAATTAATCACATATACACGGGTTACCTAGACCTTTACATAAGTACAGAAAACTTAAGCCGTTTTTATGAAAAAAATGAACTTATTCTATCTGAAATAACCAATCATCCCTTCTATCCAAATCAATTCATTGTCATGAAAGATGCGCTTGGAGGTTCACAATCCGCAATCGGTATTGTCGATAAAACAGGGAAGCGAGTTAGACGCTTAATTTTTGATTACGATCATGTATGGGGAATAAAACCAAGGAATGTTCAACAAATTATGGCTTTTGAATTGTTGATGAGAAAAGATATACAACTTGTAACGATGATTGGAAAAGCGGGAACTGGAAAAACGTTATTAGCACTCGCTAGCGGTCTTATGCAAACAGAGGACATCGGAGAATATAAAAAGCTGTTAGTAGCAAGGCCGATCGTTCCAATTGGGAAAGATATCGGTTTTCTTCCTGGGGAAAAAGAAGAAAAATTACGGCCTTGGATGCAGCCGATTTATGATAATCTTGAATATTTATTTAATACAAAAAAACCTGGTGAATTAGATGCCATATTAGCGGGGATGGGATCGATTGAAGTGGAAGCATTAACATACATTCGCGGCAGAAGTATTCCAGAACAATTTATCATTATTGATGAAGCCCAAAACTTAACGAAACATGAAGTGAAAACAATCTTAACAAGGGTTGGTGAGAAAAGTAAAATCGTTTTAATGGGTGATCCGGCGCAAATTGATCATCCTTATTTAGATGAATACAACAACGGATTAACGTATGTTGTCGAAAAGTTTAAAGATCAAGAAATCTCTGGACACGTAAAGCTGATAAAAGGGGAGCGATCAGGATTAGCCCAATTAGCAGCCGACTTATTATAA
- a CDS encoding YhcN/YlaJ family sporulation lipoprotein (product_source=TIGR02898; cleavage_site_network=SignalP-noTM; pfam=PF09580; superfamily=160240; tigrfam=TIGR02898), translating into MRIVLILVVFLLTFLTGCSANENAHEDVPDEYKTRAITVKDSVQEKVDRKTGQQIAKHLVELANRVPDVQNTTAVVLGQYAVVGIDVDQNLDRNKVESIKYSVAEALKHDPYGANAVVVADPDTIKRLQNIAASIQDGRPIGGILDELAAIVGRVMPNIPSDIIDNQEKKPTKQFEDQLPQNKERQLKKEQNDQSNQQMKK; encoded by the coding sequence ATGCGAATAGTATTGATTTTAGTCGTATTTCTTCTTACCTTTTTAACCGGATGCTCCGCCAACGAAAATGCTCATGAGGATGTTCCTGATGAATACAAAACAAGAGCGATCACAGTGAAAGATTCAGTACAGGAAAAGGTGGATCGAAAAACAGGTCAACAAATTGCAAAGCATCTCGTGGAATTAGCGAATCGAGTCCCGGATGTACAAAATACAACTGCTGTCGTTCTCGGACAATATGCTGTTGTTGGAATTGATGTTGATCAAAACTTAGACCGAAACAAAGTCGAGTCAATAAAATATTCGGTTGCCGAGGCATTAAAGCATGATCCATATGGGGCTAATGCTGTTGTTGTCGCAGATCCTGATACGATCAAAAGATTACAAAATATCGCTGCTAGTATACAGGATGGAAGACCTATTGGTGGCATATTAGATGAATTAGCTGCCATCGTTGGACGTGTCATGCCTAATATTCCTAGTGATATTATCGATAATCAAGAAAAAAAGCCAACGAAACAATTTGAAGATCAATTGCCACAAAACAAAGAACGTCAATTGAAAAAAGAACAAAATGACCAATCAAATCAACAAATGAAAAAATAA